A DNA window from Anastrepha obliqua isolate idAnaObli1 chromosome 5, idAnaObli1_1.0, whole genome shotgun sequence contains the following coding sequences:
- the LOC129248647 gene encoding odorant receptor 24a-like yields the protein MLPKFLFQSYPTEKGLFLIPKFTLQVIGFYPEHGKSTRIQAWAIFNIVVLIYGCYAEFAYGLHYLPIDAIRALDALCPVASSIMSAFKISFIWWHRVELERLIKRVGELIAEQNNPRKLACKRSYFTIATRLSSSVIFCGFCTSTLYTLRAGIVNYLSYWRGEIIPYETPFKMIFPYPLLSMPLFPFTFTLSHWHGYITVAGCTGADCFFLCFCFYFGTLLKALQYDLQELLDDVDSEVSKNYAECEIEESLKHIVARHNEIIDLVKKFSTLMSGLTLGHFVTSSVIIGTCVVDMLLFSDYGIFVYVVHTMTVFSELFLYCLGGTVVIECSSQIATTIYCTKWYTHNLRVQKMVLLIMIRSQRSLVVKVPFFALSLPTLTSILRFSGSLIALVQSMI from the exons ATGTTGCCGAAGTTCTTATTTCAATCCTATCCTACGGAAAAAGGCCTATTTCTAATACCGAAATTCACCTTGCAAGTCATTGGCTTCTATCCGGAGCACGGCAAATCCACGCGCATACAAGCTTGGGCCATATTCAATATCGTCGTGCTCATCTATGGCTGCTATGCTGAGTTCGCCTATGGACTGCACTATCTACCCATCGATGCAATACGCGCCCTGGATGCACTGTGTCCGGTCGCCTCGAGTATTATGTCGGCCTTCAAAATATCTTTCATCTGGTGGCATCGCGTGGAGCTGGAGCGACTTATTAAACGGGTTGGCGAATTGATAGCTGAGCAAAATAATCCTCGAAAGTTGGCCTGTAAGCGCAGTTATTTTACGATTGCAACACGACTCTCATCGTCGGTGATATTTTGTGGATTCTGCACAAGTACTTTGTATACCTTACGAGCGGGTATTGTGAATTACTTGAGCTACTGGCGTGGTGAGATAATTCCATATGAGACGCCCTTCAAAATGAT TTTCCCGTATCCATTGCTTTCTATGCCGCTGTTTCCATTTACTTTCACTCTCTCCCACTGGCATGGCTATATTACAGTTGCAGGCTGTACTGGTGCCGATTGTTTTTTTCTATGCTTTTGCTTCTATTTCGGTACACTTTTGAAAGCACTTCAATATGATCTGCAGGAACTACTTGATGATGTTGACAGTGAGGTGAGTAAGAACTATGCAGAATGTGAGATCGAGGAGAGTTTGAAACACATTGTAGCGCGTCATAATGAGATTATCGATTTGGTTAAAAAATTCTCGACGCTCATGTCgggcttgaccttgggccacttTGTGACATCGAGCGTTATTATTGGAACTTGTGTGGTGGATATGTTGTtg TTCTCCGATTATGGCATCTTCGTCTATGTGGTTCATACTATGACCGTTTTCTCCGAGCTATTCCTTTACTGTCTAGGTGGCACTGTGGTCATCGAGTGT AGCTCTCAGATAGCCACCACGATCTACTGTACCAAATGGTACACTCATAATCTGCGAGTTCAGAAAATGGTGCTCCTGATCATGATACGCTCTCAACGGAGCTTGGTTGTGAAAGTGCCATTTTTCGCTCTATCGTTGCCTACTTTGACTTCG